TGATATTGATCATATGATAAATATTCGTGtctaaagactgtgtgtgtgtgNNNNNNNNNNNNNNNNNNNNNNNNNNNNNNNNNNNNNNNNNNNNNNNNNNNNNNNNNNNNNNNNNNNNNNNNNNNNNNNNNNNNNNNNNNNNNNNNNNNNAGGCCCAGGGCCATGATGGCATTTTGCAGTGAAACGTCAAGTGTGGATCTTAGGCAAATGCTTCATCGAGGGAGCATCACTTAGGTATGGGATGAGCCATCCACTGTGCAGTCTGTAGACAAACAGCTGAATGCTGCGGTGCTGGGCTCTGGCAGTGTTCTGGGTACAGAACCCTACACCCCACAACCTCCGCACCCTTtgcaccctccccaccctccccattctccccaaaCCTCCCCGAGTTCCTCTAAGCCAGGCTGCCTGGATTGGGACATGCCTGCCACCCCATGCACCAGGTATGATTTTGAACTCTGGGTGTGGGTTTACTTCTCCAAATGATGGGGCCATTGCTGGTATCCAGGATACCTGTGGATGTCCTGGGCACTGAGACATGCTCCCACCATGTGCTTGTTTGGTCTGTAAATAATCACATGGTGACTAGTGTGTAAGTCACCTCACCCTCAAGGCCAGTTTGTCACCTGTCAGTTGTACTGCCATCATAACACAGTGAGTCACAAGACCATGATctcctcctctgaccttcagttttcttatctgtaaagtgGGTACAGGAGGCAAGCACTGACAGCAAGGTTTAGGGGCTGTCTTTCCTGGGGAGGAATGTAAAGCTGGGAATCCCCCTCACTGCTGCCCATCCCCCAGCCAACCCGGAAAAGGAGGCATTGGTTGGAACCCACTAGAACTCCCTGCTCTTACCTTCTAGTGGCCCCAGCTTCATAGTGTGGGATTCCCGCAAGATCTCTGCTACCGGCTTGCGGGTATAGAGGATGGTGGCCCCGCTCACATTGACTCGGACCCGCTGGGCCCTGGTGGTGAGGTTGGTCAAGCACAAAGCCAGCTTCAGGTCCTGGCCGAGCACCGGTGGCTCCAGCACTTTGAACTTGCCAGTGatgctgggtttggtgacaggTTCCAGGAGGTCATCGCGCCAGATGCCACGCACACTGGCCCTGCGGATCCGCCGTCTCCTCCCCGAGGCTTCCACGCTGAGCAGCTTCTTTAAAGCTTTGCCGTacacctgcctctccttccgtgaCCCTGCAGGGCACCCTGGCATTAGGAGCAGGCAGTACACTCTTCCTAGCTGGGTCCAGACTCTGTTGCTCTGGGAAAGCCCAGCAACTGTTACCACCTGACATTCCCATGGCTCTCCAAGCGCTCAGCCTGGAAGCCCAAGTGTCATAGGGAGCCCTTTGCCAAATGTCCATGTTCGCTTCTCTATTTAAATATACATCACAATAGTTGTTATCCCATTAGGTCAGGAAATttcacatagaaaaaaatcagttttcagcATCTCTGACAGCTGGGTGTCAAGACACTCATCACCATCATATAATGGGATACTGATTTTGGGCCAAGGCCAACTcaggacacagacatagacagacagacagacagatctcagGAGTCTACATTTTGAATTCCAGAACGTCTCTGCAGATGGCTGACAAGCTCTCCTTGTACACCAGCCTACCCTGATGGGACAGGAAGAGGACAAAAGAGTGGTGATCCCAGCAGAGGTGGTAACCAAGGAAATGCTGGTGTCTGGGGTATGGATGCTGGGGAGAATAGAGCTGAGGTTTGGGGTGTTTTCAACAGCAGAGTGGCTGGTAAATATCAGACTCCCTTCCACAGAAGGCGGGGTCCCATGCCAGTCCCGCCTGTCTTACGGAGCCCCAGATTATCTGGGCAGGGGCAATCCTGGGAGGACACACTATGTGGACACAGCAGCTCTGGCAGGGACTCTGGAACAGACGCACCCCCTCCTTCCTGTAGCCTGCCAGTGTCACTGCTCTGGTTTGTGTTCAGGGAGCGGCAGAGAGAAACTGATTTCAGTTTGAAGCAGCTCTGAATCACTTGGTAGGATGTTCTAACGAGCAGACATGGCTGGGCATATGGCCAAATTACCACCCTGTCCAGGGGTCTACTTCCCTATGGGAAAAGGAGACCTTCAGGGTACAGTGTTGGCGGCGGCAATTAGAAAGCCTCCATCTGTCTTGTTTTTATTCCCCAACAGACACAGGTTCTTCCACAAACTAGGGGCTCGGCCGTGGCAGAGGTCAGGGAGATGACAGAATCCAGGGGCCCCGATTCTTGTTTTGCACTGTGCCTAGTCCGTGTCTCCTGCTTGTGCCATCTCCACCACCTGCTACTGTCCCATGACCACTCTCTGCCACCCTGAGGAAACACCACTCACACTACTGTACACAGAAAAGTTAACCCAGAAGAGAGGCTcagcaggcagggaaggcaggcGCGGGAGGCGCAAAGGATGCTGAACCGAAGCTACTGTTGCCAACCTCACATCTGGAGACGGTCTGGCCCCAGATCTCCCATGGGCCATCGGCAGCCCACAGACCATCGTGGGGAGGCTGATAAAGGCCCTCACCTTCTGGATACTTGTAGAGGCCTGTGATGTCCACACGGGAGTCACTGCCCACCGCCTTGGTACTGATGCACCTGCCAATCTTCTTGGTGTCCGAGTACACACGCTCCCGCCTCTTGTCCTCGTGCCACAGCCAGGTGATGTAGTCCGCATTGACCTCGGCAAAGACGAAGGGGCCGTCGTGGGCTAGATGCACATCACCCTCACGGATGGCAGTGACCGAGGCAGGGCCACACTGGAACGTACCTGGGCAGGAGAGATACCATGAGCAGTGTTCTGCCAAGCGGGGCTGGGGCCACCCAATGAACCCTACCTTCGCTCTCCTCTTGGGGCGTGGCATCCAGAACCTGCCAGCCATCATAGGATGGGCCCAGGTCCTGTCGTGCAAACCAGCTCTCGTTCCAGACGTGGAAATTCCTGCCAGAGACACATGGGCAAGGAGGCAGCTATGCAcatacagaggcacagagaagggaAGTCCCTATTGCAGACCAGCGCTGCTCTCACCTCATGGGTCTCACTTATTTGCCTGGTCTAGTGGACACTttcatatttgtatgtgcatggatgtatGCCATATATGAACAACCTGctttcaaaatgaaagaaatacaacTTCAGGTCAGGCCAAAGATCTTGCCTCATGCCGCTCACACTCTGTGGCTAATGTAGGCCTGGTCTGTAGCTCCTCATGTAAGCCAGGCTGAGAGCGGATCTTTCTTTCTGAGCCCCTGAGGGCTAGAATCACAGTCATGTGCTGCCATACCAGGCAAAAAGGCAGGATATCATAGTAGCAATtgtcatgtgagtgtgagtgtacatttggatgtacatgtgtgtgcatgtaagtgtatgtgcatgtacatatgtgcgtaagtgtgtgcttatgtgtctgCACCCTTgcatatttgtttctttgtgtttatgcATCTTCCTACCTGTATGTTGcggtatgttttgtttttgcatgcttacatgtatgtatgtgtgtatatgcatgtctctgtgtatttatgcgagtgtgtttctgtttgtgaaCACGTGTGTAACTATATGTATAGTCTTGtgtatatccatgtgtgtgttcattttaatGAAAGAGACAGATAGGGAGCCTCAAACACTATAATAAATTCTGTGCAGAAAATTAGGGCCTTGTACCAGAGAATGGCTGCTGGAAACCTACTCTAGGTAAATGATAACTAATATGAGGCCTATATTCAGATGAATTAGCCAGAGAGAGACCAGAGGGAACAGTCTCCTGGGTAGGGGGAACAGTCTATACAGAGCCCAGGAGACAGGAAATTCTTAGTGCCTTGGGAACTGGGAAGTGTGTTTATCTTGGGCCTGAGAGATGGGAGGGTGGTAGGGTGCAGGCTATGCAGATGTGTGAGCCCTGGGGAGACTGCCTTGACTATTTCATCTTTCTATGTTCATGGTGAGGACATGAGATTAGGAGTGGTGGTGTCACTAGCACAGGGTCACACAGGAAGCGAGAAAGCATCATAGGAAAACCAGACTCCTGCTTTACTAAGCTGGAGTTAAGGGGCAGTGACACTCTTTCCTGGGGAGGCCATTCTCATGGAAAATACATTGATAAATGTCTGAGAGCTAAAGGGAGATGACAACACTAGGAGACCTTGTCTGtgtaaggagaggagagagggactgAGCACTCAGGACTGGGCTGAGCAGCTCCTGACCTCTGATTCTCAGTGACCTGGGACCTACCACATGCTGTCTTCTGTCAGGTCCTCCAGGGTTCGGCCATAAGAGTCCACATATTTGTCCACACTCAGATTGCCATCGGTGTCGTGGGCTGAGTTGAAGTTGGACACCACCCTGGTTGCAATCCCCAGGCACCTGAGGACTGTGGAGCAGAGAGTCTGCTGCAGGctgctctgcctctctggccTCAACCCCCAGTCTCTCCACTGTGGAGCTCCTCCCTCAGAACCACCAAGTCCTCTGCAGTCTCTCAGATGGCATCTGTGGATGCTACTGTCACCTTCATCTTGGTAGGCAAGTTCTGGGTCCGTAGGACAAGGCTATGTACCATTCTGAGGGACTCTGAGGACCACAGGGATTAACCTGTGACACTCAACAAGACGGGGCAGAGGGAGGATTTATGccaaacaaaagaccaaaatgCCAAATAAATGAGCTGTTTGGTTCCCCTCTTCTTAAACCAGATTTCTATTTCCTCTTCGTTAATGAAAACTGATTATAGCATATGTAAATCTATATAAACCCATGCAaatttaaggtgtgtgtgtgtgctgatgagAAGTCTTTCTTTCCGTACCTGTGCACATGACGCCAGCGAAGACCCAGCATTGACCATATTTAACTGGCTTGTACTTGCCCTTGAACCACTTCTGCAGGATGGCCACACTGCCACGCCAGTTCAGTGGGTTGGTGCCACCGCTGTATTTGCCCTGCCACTGGCCTTGTACCACACCACGGTCATTGTTGCTGTTCACCTGAGCAGAGAAGGTATAAGTCAGTCACGGGGCAGGTATCTCTATAATCTCCTTTCACTGTAAAATCGTCTTCAAGCTTTGGAATCCCAAGTCAATTCAATGCTTTCTTAAAGTACAacgtgtgacatgtgtgtgtgtgtgtgtgtgtgtgtgtgtgtgtgtgtgtgtgtgtctagaatgTAGATCACATGGTTAACATGCAAGAAGCCTGGGACTGGGTCTAAACACTTCCccatacacaaaatttaaaaagcctacttttttattatttataattttcaattaTCTTCAATTTGGACAGTCTGTTGTCCAAAGTCATCAATGACTAGGGAGTTTCTCCTGCTTTAAATATCTGTGTGTTAGTTAAGTGTGGGACCATTAGTGGTGTTGTAACCATAGCTGCATCAGGTGCCTGTTGAACACTACTGTGCATGGAGCACTGCCCCACGGATTTTATGTATGGGGGGTTAACTCGTTTAACTCTGCAATGTAAAGCCCTTTATCCTCCTGTGtattttcagaggagaaaagtGAAATTCAGAGATTAAGGGTCCTGCTTCAATCGATTAGCAAGGGTGCGAGCCATGAGTCCGGGACTTAGACTTGCAGCCTGGGTGGCTGTCCCCGGGCTGCAGTATGGCAGCTCTGGGATCCTTCGCTGATGTTGACTATCCAGCCTCCATCATCGTTCTAAAGTCCTGGGCAGCTGAGACCATCTAAGAAATACAGCTTTACTTTTAGAATCCCAAGTCCCCAACCATGACCTCAACACTTGTACGGTATTAGTCTTtctcagagggccaggaaatCCTCTGTGAGACTGTATCTCTTAGAAATGACCTGGAAACATCGCCTATGATACCTCAAAAGAATGGCTGTCTGAACAAGTACAACAGCCATAGACACACTATCATGCAAGGTGGAAACCTCATGGAGCCCCACCTATAGACGAAGAACTCCCCACAACTAAGAATGATGTGGGAGGAACAGTCTTCCCCAGGGTTGAACTCCCTAATTTgttatccagtaccaagtggtcagccctgaaatcaaaTGCACACAAGTAACAGTAACCAGACTAAGAGgcttgtatttatatattatatacttaagcattgtatacacacacatacacagacacacacacacacacacacacacacacacacacacaccgcactcCACAATGGGGAAAAAGGCGGCAATGATTTtgagagggagcaagggaggTATCggagggcagaaagagaaagggtataatgatataattatattttaattaaaaataaaaaatcaattcaatgactggagaggtggctcagtggttaagagcactgactgcttttccagaggtcctgagttcaaatcccagcaaccacatggtggctcatgaccatctgtaatgagatctgatgccctcttctggtgtgtctgaagacagctacagtgtactcatataatggataaatttaaaaaacaattcaaaTAGTAGGCT
The DNA window shown above is from Rattus rattus isolate New Zealand chromosome 5, Rrattus_CSIRO_v1, whole genome shotgun sequence and carries:
- the Tgm6 gene encoding protein-glutamine gamma-glutamyltransferase 6 yields the protein MNRWICTVTVTQMEDRVRYRGSCLRSLASLLSSSCSGVRITKVDWRHSENGAAHHTQDYPCPELVVRRGQLFSLTLDLNRALDSEEALIFTVETGPHASEALHTKAIFQTAELEIGDTWTAAKEEQTENTVTVSLSSPSNAVIGRYLLSARAASRRKHSDRKLGQFILLFNPWCPEDDVFLDSEEERQEYVLNDSGIIFRGVEKHIQAQGWNYGQFEEDILNICLSILDRSPSHQEDPATDVSHRHDPVYVTRIISAMVNSNNDRGVVQGQWQGKYSGGTNPLNWRGSVAILQKWFKGKYKPVKYGQCWVFAGVMCTVLRCLGIATRVVSNFNSAHDTDGNLSVDKYVDSYGRTLEDLTEDSMWNFHVWNESWFARQDLGPSYDGWQVLDATPQEESEGTFQCGPASVTAIREGDVHLAHDGPFVFAEVNADYITWLWHEDKRRERVYSDTKKIGRCISTKAVGSDSRVDITGLYKYPEGSRKERQVYGKALKKLLSVEASGRRRRIRRASVRGIWRDDLLEPVTKPSITGKFKVLEPPVLGQDLKLALCLTNLTTRAQRVRVNVSGATILYTRKPVAEILRESHTMKLGPLEVPFPDKHPSLKRVP